From the genome of Spinacia oleracea cultivar Varoflay chromosome 2, BTI_SOV_V1, whole genome shotgun sequence, one region includes:
- the LOC110782142 gene encoding 60S ribosomal protein L14-1 — protein sequence MFEHDTFDFWDWDPKASEAHFTINGYKPNKNLDASSICHQLPPSLFILSQLHFRESKNLRISKMPFKRYVEIGRVALVNYGNDYGRLVVIVDVLDQNRVLVDAPDMVRGQMNLKRLSLTDIKVEIEKSPNKKTLVEAMETADVKNKWENCSWGRKLIVQKRRAALNDFDRFKIMTAKIKKSGAVKQELAKLKKQLS from the exons ATGTTTGAGCATGATACTTTCGACTTTTGGGATTGGGACCCGAAAGCCTCGGAGGCCCATTTCACCATTAACGGGTATAAACCTAATAAAAACCTAGACGCATCCAGTATTTGTCATCAGTTGCCTCCTTCATTGTTCATTCTCTCGCAACTCCACTTCAGGGAAAGCAAAAACCTTCGCATTTCAAAAATG CCTTTCAAGAGGTACGTGGAGATCGGAAGGGTAGCTCTTGTCAACTATGGCAATGACTACGGCCGACTTGTTGTCATTGTTGATGTTCTCGACCAAAACAGA GTTCTAGTAGATGCTCCTGATATGGTCAGAGGACAAATGAACTTGAAAAGGCTTTCTTTGACTGATATCAAGGTTGAGATTGAGAAGTCGCCAAATAAGAAAACCCTGGTTGAAGCTATGGAGACTGCTG ATGTTAAGAACAAGTGGGAGAACTGCTCTTGGGGTAGGAAGCTGATTGTTCAGAAGCGAAGAGCAGCTCTAAATGACTTCGACAGATTCAAGATCATGACTGCCAAGATTAag AAAAGTGGCGCAGTGAAGCAGGAGCTTGCTAAGTTGAAGAAACAGCTTTCATAA
- the LOC110782141 gene encoding protein synthesis inhibitor PD-S2 — MQEQNLKVWLILAISAWVIILQQVNAVSDVTFDLETASKTKYNTFLSDIRTKVKDPKLVYEGIPMLPPPTTPTKYILIDLKAKQNAATTITVTLALSRNDLYVVAFTDQTAPNLRAHYFAADITPATVRTLFPTATELIPIGYGSSYQNLEGNAGILRENLQLGFQPLKQYMVNVYGKSIQATDYRKNEAKFLLTTIQMVAEAARFKYIEGKAINSFIPDYKVPSLETNWEKISKAIRSAVKKFTPPIALVYANNTAWVITQVSDIKPDLGLLKYVP; from the coding sequence ATGCAGGAACAAAATCTGAAGGTGTGGCTTATTCTAGCAATATCAGCATGGGTCATCATCCTCCAACAAGTAAATGCAGTATCAGATGTAACCTTCGACCTTGAAACagcttcaaaaacaaaatacaaCACCTTCCTAAGTGACATACGAACCAAAGTAAaggatccaaaactagtttacGAGGGAATCCCAATGTTACCACCcccaacaacaccaacaaaatACATTCTGATCGACCTAAAAGCCAAACAAAACGCTGCTACTACAATAACAGTAACACTTGCTCTTAGCAGAAACGACTTATACGTAGTCGCCTTCACTGATCAAACTGCACCAAATTTACGCGCACATTATTTCGCTGCTGATATTACTCCTGCTACTGTAAGGACTCTGTTTCCAACAGCAACAGAGCTTATTCCGATTGGTTATGGGAGTAGTTACCAGAATCTTGAAGGAAATGCTGGTATTCTTAGAGAAAATCTGCAGTTGGGATTTCAGCCATTAAAACAGTACATGGTGAATGTATATGGGAAGAGTATTCAGGCTACAGATTATCGGAAAAATGAAGCTAAATTCCTTCTTACTACTATCCAAATGGTTGCAGAGGCAGCAAGATTTAAGTATATTGAAGGGAAAGCTATTAATAGTTTTATTCCTGATTATAAAGTCCCTAGCTTAGAGACGAACTGGGAAAAGATATCTAAAGCTATTCGTTCTGCTGTTAAGAAGTTTACCCCGCCAATTGCGTTAGTATATGCTAATAATACGGCATGGGTAATTACTCAAGTTAGTGATATTAAGCCTGATCTTGGACTTCTTAAATATGTACCCTAA
- the LOC110782140 gene encoding antiviral protein MAP → MKVFTAAKWIWWCTVIITVVVMLSLTLIKKEQVGRQLGQQVGAFTTVTFELDDGLSGYSEFLTRLRDALEAPTKACGLQTTVGSPSKGEEYIHVDIKFSNTQWVTIGIDVMDMYVWGYKDNVKYKGKSRATFFKNTPKVAKDNLFPDTTPRTTTFLSTYGSLERYAKVGRVDLELTLKNLKACIISVYGKPEKELDNAVEAKFVLIAVQMVAEATRFRFMEKGIVNFDSSKAFKYKMVAFQNDWDPASQAIHKASPTCTTISPTLVISTIDYRQEVKEVDEIKDDMGLLKFKRSNTIQSISNDDGVVDNDQNLHFSEL, encoded by the coding sequence ATGAAGGTGTTTACAGCAGCAAAATGGATTTGGTGGTGCACCGTGATAATAACGGTGGTGGTTATGCTTTCATTGACCCTAATAAAAAAGGAACAAGTTGGCAGGCAACTAGGCCAGCAAGTAGGGGCTTTCACCACCGTGACATTCGAACTTGATGATGGTCTTTCGGGCTATTCAGAATTCTTAACAAGGTTGCGCGACGCATTGGAAGCCCCCACAAAGGCATGCGGCTTGCAAACGACGGTAGGTAGCCCATCAAAGGGTGAAGAATATATTCATGTGGATATCAAATTTAGTAACACACAATGGGTGACCATAGGAATAGATGTAATGGATATGTATGTGTGGGGTTATAAAGATAATGTTAAATATAAGGGTAAATCTCGAGCCACTTTCTTCAAAAACACTCCTAAAGTTGCCAAGGATAACCTTTTCCCAGATACGACACCAAGAACTACTACATTTCTTAGCACCTATGGAAGCCTAGAGAGGTACGCCAAAGTAGGCAGAGTGGACCTTGAACTAACCCTTAAAAACCTTAAAGCTTGCATCATAAGTGTTTACGGGAAACCAGAAAAAGAACTGGATAACGCGGTTGAGGCTAAATTTGTACTTATCGCCGTCCAAATGGTTGCAGAGGCAACACGTTTTAGATTCATGGAAAAGGGAATAGTTAACTTCGATAGCTCAAAAGCGTTCAAATACAAAATGGTAGCTTTTCAGAACGACTGGGATCCAGCCTCCCAAGCTATTCATAAAGCATCACCTACGTGCACGACTATTTCTCCGACCCTTGTAATTAGTACCATCGACTATAGGCAGGAGGTGAAAGAAGTGGATGAAATAAAAGACGACATGGGTCTCCTAAAGTTCAAAAGGAGCAACACTATACAGTCAATTTCGAATGACGATGGTGTTGTTGATAATGATCAGAATCTACACTTCAGTGAATTGTGA